The following coding sequences lie in one Mycobacterium sp. Z3061 genomic window:
- a CDS encoding PPE family protein yields the protein MDFAFLPPEVNSGRMYSGPGSGSLLAAAESWDSLAAELETTAQSCHSVLSALTGLHWHGPASAAMTAAAVPYLGWLQVTAGQTRQTAMQARAAAAAYELAHAMTVPPPVVAANRVALAALIATNFFGQNTAAIAATEAQYAEYWAQDAAAMHGYAAGSAAASELTPFTSPQRGTAAAQAPAAAEESAGDLSLRALYTALDPSSLFYLDVTVFDEIRVVGTTIGSATKLDLTACGVIGAEHNLGILPALTAETPVVTPAPRLSASVARGGAALGEVTATLSRAGTVGSMSVPASWAGVPVKGALPSVAAPAEPAAPGLGMPGMPGMKVSRPSIVVPRYGRRLRVMWPSPAVG from the coding sequence ATCGATTTCGCTTTCCTGCCACCGGAGGTGAACTCCGGGCGGATGTACAGCGGCCCCGGATCGGGGTCGTTACTCGCGGCCGCGGAGAGCTGGGACTCGCTGGCCGCTGAGCTGGAAACCACGGCCCAGAGCTGTCACTCGGTGCTTTCCGCCCTCACCGGGTTGCACTGGCACGGGCCGGCGTCGGCGGCGATGACGGCAGCCGCCGTCCCGTACCTCGGCTGGCTGCAGGTCACCGCCGGGCAGACGCGACAGACGGCCATGCAGGCCCGGGCGGCGGCGGCCGCCTACGAACTGGCGCATGCGATGACGGTGCCCCCGCCGGTGGTGGCGGCCAACCGAGTTGCGCTCGCCGCGCTGATCGCGACGAACTTCTTTGGCCAGAACACCGCGGCGATCGCCGCCACCGAGGCGCAGTACGCCGAGTACTGGGCGCAGGACGCCGCCGCGATGCACGGCTACGCGGCCGGCTCCGCGGCGGCATCGGAGCTGACGCCGTTCACCTCGCCTCAGCGGGGCACCGCGGCCGCCCAGGCACCAGCCGCCGCCGAGGAGTCTGCCGGTGACCTGTCGCTGCGGGCGCTGTATACCGCGCTCGACCCGTCGTCGCTGTTTTATCTCGATGTCACCGTGTTCGACGAGATCCGCGTCGTGGGCACCACGATCGGTAGCGCCACCAAACTCGATCTGACCGCATGCGGTGTCATCGGAGCCGAGCACAATCTCGGCATTCTGCCCGCGCTGACCGCGGAGACGCCCGTCGTCACCCCGGCGCCCCGACTGAGCGCGTCCGTCGCGCGCGGTGGTGCCGCCCTGGGCGAGGTGACCGCGACACTGTCGCGCGCCGGCACGGTCGGATCGATGTCGGTGCCGGCGAGCTGGGCCGGTGTGCCGGTCAAAGGCGCCCTGCCAAGCGTTGCCGCACCGGCCGAACCCGCCGCGCCCGGGCTGGGGATGCCGGGGATGCCGGGGATGAAGGTGTCCCGACCGTCGATCGTCGTCCCCCGGTACGGACGCCGGCTGCGGGTGATGTGGCCGTCGCCGGCGGTCGGCTGA
- a CDS encoding slipin family protein, with product MTGLALGVTAVVIVVLVVLAVPSLAVLREYERGVVFRVGHVRPLYQPGLRFLIPLVDRMTRVDQRLVTLTIPPQEVITRDNVPARVNAVVMFAVTEPLKAILAVENYAVATSQIAQTTLRSLLGRADLDTLLAHREDLNSDLRTIIEQMTEPWGVQVRVVEIKDVEIPESMQRAMAREAEAERERRAKVINARGELQASEELREAAETLSKSPASLQLRYLQTLLELGADQNSTVVFPLPVDIITPFLRNPEMLRGVLGNNHG from the coding sequence ATGACCGGGCTGGCGCTGGGCGTGACTGCCGTCGTAATCGTGGTGCTGGTCGTGCTCGCCGTGCCGTCCCTGGCGGTGCTGCGTGAGTACGAGCGGGGGGTGGTGTTCCGGGTGGGCCACGTGCGCCCCCTCTACCAGCCCGGCCTGCGATTCCTTATTCCACTGGTGGACAGGATGACCCGTGTCGATCAACGTCTCGTGACGCTGACCATCCCGCCCCAGGAGGTGATCACCCGGGACAACGTGCCGGCCCGGGTGAACGCGGTGGTGATGTTCGCGGTCACCGAACCGCTGAAAGCGATTCTGGCCGTGGAGAACTACGCGGTAGCTACCTCACAGATCGCGCAGACCACGCTGCGTTCGCTGCTGGGGCGCGCCGACCTGGACACCCTGCTCGCACACCGCGAGGACCTCAACAGCGACCTGCGCACCATCATCGAGCAGATGACCGAACCTTGGGGGGTGCAGGTCCGCGTCGTCGAGATCAAGGATGTCGAGATCCCCGAGTCGATGCAGCGCGCGATGGCACGCGAAGCCGAGGCCGAACGCGAGCGTCGCGCCAAGGTGATCAACGCACGCGGGGAACTGCAGGCGTCCGAGGAGTTGCGCGAAGCCGCCGAAACCCTTTCGAAGAGCCCTGCGTCATTGCAATTACGCTATCTGCAAACCCTTTTGGAGCTCGGTGCCGACCAGAACTCGACGGTGGTCTTTCCGCTGCCGGTCGACATCATCACGCCGTTCCTGCGCAATCCGGAAATGTTGCGGGGCGTGCTGGGCAACAACCACGGGTGA
- the dosR gene encoding hypoxia response regulator transcription factor DosR/DevR codes for MVRVFLVDDHEVVRRGLIDLLGADPELDVVGEAGSVAEAMSRIPAADPDVAVLDVRLPDGNGIELCRDLLSRMPELRCLILTSYTSDEAMLDAILAGASGYVVKDIKGMELARAVKDVGAGRSLLDNRAAAALMSKLRDATEKQDPLSGLTEQERALLALLSEGLTNKQIADRMFLAEKTVKNYVSRLLAKLGMERRTQAAVFATELKRSQGAGR; via the coding sequence TTGGTAAGAGTCTTCCTGGTCGATGACCACGAAGTGGTGCGACGCGGCCTCATCGACCTGCTCGGTGCCGACCCCGAACTCGACGTCGTCGGCGAAGCCGGCTCGGTTGCCGAAGCGATGTCGCGGATTCCGGCGGCGGATCCGGATGTCGCGGTCCTCGATGTCCGGCTGCCCGACGGCAATGGTATCGAACTGTGCCGGGACCTGTTGTCACGCATGCCCGAACTCCGGTGCCTGATCCTGACGTCCTATACCTCCGACGAAGCGATGCTGGACGCCATCCTGGCCGGCGCCAGCGGCTATGTCGTCAAGGACATCAAGGGCATGGAACTGGCTCGCGCGGTCAAGGATGTGGGTGCCGGCCGGTCGTTGCTGGACAACCGCGCGGCCGCGGCCCTGATGTCCAAACTGCGCGACGCCACCGAGAAACAGGACCCGTTGTCGGGCCTCACCGAGCAGGAGCGCGCACTGCTGGCCCTGCTCAGCGAGGGCCTGACCAACAAGCAGATCGCCGATCGGATGTTTCTCGCCGAGAAGACGGTGAAGAACTACGTGTCCCGATTGCTGGCCAAACTGGGCATGGAGCGGCGAACCCAAGCCGCGGTATTCGCAACGGAATTGAAGCGCTCGCAAGGTGCCGGCCGATGA
- the hisN gene encoding histidinol-phosphatase, whose translation MEQTDLQFALELADRADELTRARFGALDLRVDTKPDLTPVTDADEAVETELREAIAGGRPGDSVLGEEFGGTTSWHGRQWIIDPIDGTKNFVRGVPVWASLIALLDDGIPVVGVVSAPALQRRWWAARGQGAFASVAGEPPRRLSVSAVAQLDSASLSFSSLSGWAEKGLRGRFIDLTDAVWRVRAYGDFLSYCLLAEGAVDIAAEPEVSVWDLAALDVLVHEAGGRFTSLDGTTGPHGGSAVATNGLLHEDVLNQLRPAVN comes from the coding sequence GTGGAGCAGACGGATCTGCAGTTCGCGCTGGAACTGGCCGACCGGGCGGACGAGTTGACCCGCGCCCGATTCGGCGCCCTCGACCTACGCGTCGACACCAAACCCGACCTGACGCCGGTGACCGACGCCGACGAAGCCGTGGAGACGGAACTGCGCGAGGCGATCGCTGGCGGGCGGCCCGGGGACAGCGTCCTGGGCGAGGAATTCGGCGGCACCACCAGCTGGCACGGACGGCAGTGGATCATCGACCCGATCGACGGCACCAAGAATTTCGTGCGCGGAGTTCCGGTGTGGGCCAGCTTGATCGCGTTGCTGGACGACGGCATCCCGGTCGTCGGAGTGGTGAGCGCGCCGGCACTGCAGCGACGGTGGTGGGCGGCGCGCGGGCAGGGTGCGTTCGCGTCGGTCGCCGGCGAACCGCCGCGTCGTCTATCGGTTTCGGCTGTGGCGCAACTAGATTCGGCCAGCCTGTCGTTTTCCAGCCTCAGTGGCTGGGCCGAGAAGGGGCTGCGGGGACGATTCATCGACCTGACCGACGCCGTCTGGCGGGTGCGGGCCTACGGCGACTTTCTGTCCTACTGCCTGCTTGCCGAAGGCGCGGTGGACATCGCCGCCGAACCCGAGGTGTCGGTCTGGGATCTGGCCGCCCTCGACGTCCTGGTGCACGAGGCGGGTGGGCGGTTCACCAGCCTGGACGGCACCACCGGTCCGCACGGCGGGAGCGCCGTTGCGACCAACGGCCTGCTACACGAAGACGTGCTGAATCAGCTACGGCCCGCTGTGAACTAG
- a CDS encoding cbb3-type cytochrome c oxidase subunit I gives MAVKESSPQSARPPSQPLVGKGWLQGVALVMIFGFLVMGILAYRTYTAAMPMPDKVVTESGQVLFTGGDITKGQELYQARGLMEYGSVLGHGAYLGPDYTADYLRMATDDVADQFRAEGVAEPRQRVVTEFRTNRYDAGTGTLVFTNKQAVAFDRIQSHYAEILGENSTRYGLLPRLITDKTQIRQLTAFFAWTAWAAAAERPGHKYSYTNNWPAEQRVDNGPTAAVIVWSALSLIALLGGIGVMFAIYGRWSQKVGWHGAESPTLSFRQPGEVSLTPAQRACIWFFAVVSVLFLAQTLLGAAAEHYRADLSTFFGIDLARVLPYNLARTWHLQLALFWTAAAFLAGGIFLVPFIARREPKRQALLAYVLLGAVALVVFGSLISEALSIYGVIPEGGLLSQQWEYLDLPRLWQVLLIVGMFVWIAIIWRGMRARLKGESKMNMPWLFFFSGLAIPVFYTVGLLAGSDTHYTVADFWRFWVVHLWVEDFLELFTTVMVAYMFVLLGVVRERIALGVIFLDVILYSAGGVIGTMHHLYFSGTPVEHMALGAFFSAAEVIPLTFLTVEAWAFLQLGARQQSGDANPFPHRWAVMFLVAVGFWNFLGAGIFGFLINLPVVSYYQIGTALTANHGHAAMMGVYGMLAVGLAMFAFRYVIPAERWPERLARTSFWCMNIGLAWMVFVTLLPLGVMQLFHSVNDGYYEARSLGYITKPGNAVLEWLRMPGDVILIVGGVLPFVWIAWTALRHFRAGNTTEELPENPLYTETPAAAQTPATD, from the coding sequence ATGGCCGTCAAAGAGAGCTCTCCTCAGTCCGCCCGGCCACCGTCGCAACCCCTGGTAGGTAAAGGCTGGCTTCAGGGCGTCGCGCTGGTGATGATCTTCGGCTTCCTCGTGATGGGAATCCTCGCCTACCGGACGTACACCGCGGCGATGCCGATGCCGGACAAAGTGGTCACCGAATCCGGCCAGGTGCTGTTCACGGGTGGCGACATCACCAAAGGCCAGGAGCTCTACCAGGCTCGCGGCCTGATGGAGTACGGGTCGGTGCTGGGCCACGGCGCCTACCTCGGACCTGACTACACCGCCGACTACCTGCGGATGGCCACCGACGACGTCGCGGACCAGTTCCGCGCCGAGGGCGTGGCCGAGCCCCGTCAGCGGGTGGTCACCGAATTCCGCACCAACCGGTACGACGCCGGGACCGGGACGCTGGTGTTCACCAATAAGCAGGCCGTGGCGTTCGACCGTATCCAGAGTCATTACGCGGAGATTCTCGGTGAGAACTCCACCAGATACGGCTTGTTGCCCCGGCTTATCACCGACAAGACCCAGATCCGGCAGTTGACCGCCTTCTTCGCCTGGACCGCGTGGGCCGCCGCCGCCGAACGGCCCGGGCACAAGTACAGCTACACCAACAACTGGCCGGCCGAACAGCGCGTGGACAACGGTCCGACCGCGGCGGTGATCGTGTGGTCGGCGTTGTCGCTCATCGCCCTGTTGGGCGGCATCGGGGTCATGTTCGCGATCTACGGGCGCTGGAGCCAGAAGGTCGGCTGGCACGGCGCCGAATCGCCCACGCTGTCGTTCCGGCAACCCGGCGAGGTGAGCCTCACTCCGGCACAGCGGGCGTGCATCTGGTTCTTCGCGGTGGTCTCGGTGTTGTTCTTGGCGCAGACGCTGTTGGGCGCGGCGGCCGAGCACTACCGGGCCGACCTGTCGACCTTCTTCGGAATCGACCTGGCCCGTGTGCTGCCGTACAACCTGGCGCGCACCTGGCATCTGCAACTCGCACTGTTCTGGACCGCCGCGGCCTTCCTGGCCGGCGGAATCTTCCTGGTGCCCTTCATCGCCCGCCGCGAGCCCAAACGCCAGGCGCTACTTGCCTACGTGTTGCTGGGCGCGGTGGCACTGGTGGTGTTCGGCTCGCTGATCAGCGAAGCGCTGTCCATCTACGGAGTCATTCCGGAAGGCGGGCTGCTCTCCCAGCAGTGGGAGTATCTCGACCTGCCGAGACTGTGGCAGGTGCTGCTGATCGTCGGGATGTTCGTGTGGATTGCGATCATCTGGCGGGGCATGCGCGCCCGGCTCAAGGGCGAGTCGAAAATGAACATGCCGTGGCTGTTCTTCTTCTCCGGCCTGGCGATTCCGGTCTTCTACACCGTGGGCCTGCTCGCCGGCAGCGACACCCACTACACCGTCGCCGACTTCTGGCGGTTCTGGGTGGTGCACCTGTGGGTCGAGGACTTCCTCGAACTGTTCACCACCGTGATGGTCGCGTACATGTTCGTCCTCCTGGGAGTGGTGCGCGAGCGGATTGCATTGGGCGTCATATTCCTTGACGTCATCCTGTACTCCGCGGGCGGCGTCATCGGCACCATGCACCACCTGTACTTCTCCGGAACTCCGGTCGAGCACATGGCACTCGGCGCGTTCTTCTCAGCCGCAGAGGTGATCCCGCTGACCTTCCTCACCGTGGAGGCCTGGGCCTTCCTGCAGCTCGGCGCCCGCCAACAATCCGGGGACGCCAATCCTTTCCCCCACCGCTGGGCGGTGATGTTCCTGGTCGCAGTGGGGTTCTGGAACTTCCTGGGGGCGGGCATCTTCGGGTTCCTGATCAACCTTCCGGTGGTGTCCTACTATCAGATCGGGACCGCGCTGACGGCCAATCACGGGCATGCCGCGATGATGGGCGTGTACGGCATGCTCGCCGTGGGGCTGGCAATGTTCGCGTTCCGTTACGTGATCCCGGCCGAGAGGTGGCCGGAGCGGTTGGCGCGAACGTCGTTCTGGTGCATGAACATCGGCCTGGCATGGATGGTGTTTGTGACCCTGCTGCCACTGGGTGTCATGCAGCTGTTCCATTCGGTCAACGACGGCTACTACGAAGCCCGTTCGCTCGGCTACATCACCAAGCCGGGCAATGCGGTGCTCGAATGGTTGCGGATGCCCGGCGATGTCATCCTGATCGTCGGCGGGGTGCTGCCGTTCGTCTGGATCGCCTGGACGGCGTTGCGCCACTTTCGCGCCGGGAACACGACGGAGGAGCTGCCGGAGAATCCGCTGTACACCGAGACACCGGCAGCAGCTCAGACACCGGCGACGGACTGA
- a CDS encoding PPE family protein: MDYAFLPPEVNSARMYAGPGPSSFLTAAGSWDALAAELATTAAGYEAVLTALATWQWSGPASQAMTAAAAHYAGWLQGTAEQTKQTAAQARSAAATFEQAYAMTVPPPAVAANRTQLSSLVATNLLGQNTAAIAATEAQYADYWAQDAAAMYGYAASSQTLTQLLPQFSSPAQTSSQAGVTAQQAAVAQANASAAASDPVSQLIDSTTQGLQSLAGSIIPDDLTALDVIAAVGTSINSTYYLEAFAAGVIGAENNLGVLPKAGAALAADAAPAAAAAPPPVGAAAGLGSVTATLSRAGTIGQMSVPASWAAPSTSRFSALEPAGFTVIPGTEDAVVSGYPGYPGLASATAARGAASPPRYGARLTVMARPPAAG; the protein is encoded by the coding sequence ATGGATTACGCCTTTCTTCCCCCGGAGGTCAACTCGGCGAGGATGTACGCCGGCCCCGGCCCGAGTTCGTTCCTGACCGCCGCCGGCAGCTGGGACGCGCTGGCCGCCGAACTCGCCACCACCGCAGCGGGGTACGAGGCGGTGCTCACCGCTCTGGCCACCTGGCAGTGGAGCGGCCCCGCCTCGCAGGCCATGACCGCCGCTGCCGCCCACTATGCGGGCTGGCTGCAGGGCACCGCCGAACAGACGAAGCAGACGGCGGCACAGGCCCGGTCCGCGGCCGCGACCTTCGAGCAGGCCTACGCGATGACCGTGCCGCCGCCGGCAGTGGCGGCCAACCGCACTCAGCTCAGCTCCCTGGTCGCGACGAACCTGTTGGGCCAGAACACCGCGGCGATCGCCGCCACCGAAGCGCAGTACGCCGACTACTGGGCCCAGGACGCCGCCGCCATGTACGGCTACGCCGCGTCGTCGCAGACGCTGACACAGCTGCTGCCGCAGTTCTCCTCCCCCGCGCAGACCTCCAGCCAGGCCGGAGTAACCGCTCAACAGGCGGCGGTCGCCCAGGCCAACGCGAGCGCCGCCGCGTCGGACCCGGTGTCTCAGTTGATCGATTCGACGACCCAGGGGCTGCAGTCGCTGGCCGGGTCGATCATCCCGGACGACCTGACCGCCCTGGATGTCATCGCGGCTGTCGGCACGTCCATCAACTCCACGTACTACCTGGAAGCGTTCGCCGCCGGGGTCATCGGCGCCGAGAACAATCTGGGCGTGCTTCCGAAGGCGGGTGCGGCTCTGGCGGCCGACGCCGCCCCGGCAGCTGCGGCGGCCCCGCCGCCGGTGGGAGCCGCGGCGGGACTGGGCAGCGTCACCGCCACTCTCAGCCGAGCCGGCACGATCGGGCAGATGTCGGTGCCCGCGAGTTGGGCGGCGCCGTCGACGAGCCGGTTCTCGGCGCTGGAGCCGGCCGGGTTCACCGTGATTCCCGGGACCGAGGACGCGGTGGTGTCCGGGTACCCCGGCTATCCCGGACTGGCCTCGGCGACAGCGGCGCGCGGCGCCGCATCCCCGCCGCGGTACGGTGCCCGGCTTACCGTGATGGCCCGCCCGCCGGCTGCTGGATGA
- a CDS encoding acyl-CoA dehydrogenase family protein has product MAINLELPGKLQAVVTKTHQGVAELVRPIARKYDLREHAYPVELDTLINLFEGASESFSFAGAGELRGSDKKEDNHNGANMAALVQTLEASWGDVAMMLSIPYQGLGNAAISAVATEEQLERLGKVWAAMAITEPGFGSDSAAVSTTAKLDGDEYVINGEKIYVTAGSRATHIVVWATLDKSKGRAAIKSFIVPREHPGVTVERLEHKLGIKGSDTAAIRFDNARIPKENLLGNPEIEVGKGFSGVMETFDNTRPIVAAMAVGIGRAALEEIRKILTDAGVEIDYDRPAHVQSAAAAEFLRMESDWEAAYLLSLRAAWQADNSIPNSKEASMSKAKAGRMASDVTLKTVELAGTTGYSEQMLLEKWGRDSKILDIFEGTQQIQQLVVARRLLGLSSAELK; this is encoded by the coding sequence ATGGCAATCAATCTCGAACTGCCCGGCAAGCTGCAAGCGGTAGTCACCAAGACCCACCAGGGCGTCGCCGAATTGGTACGGCCCATCGCCCGCAAGTACGACCTTCGGGAACACGCCTACCCGGTCGAACTCGACACCCTGATCAATCTTTTCGAGGGCGCGTCGGAGTCGTTCAGCTTCGCGGGCGCCGGCGAGCTCCGGGGCAGCGACAAGAAGGAAGACAACCACAACGGAGCCAACATGGCCGCCCTCGTGCAGACCCTGGAGGCCAGCTGGGGTGACGTGGCGATGATGCTGTCCATCCCCTATCAGGGACTGGGCAACGCCGCGATATCCGCGGTGGCCACCGAGGAGCAGCTGGAGCGTCTGGGCAAGGTGTGGGCCGCCATGGCGATCACCGAACCGGGCTTCGGCTCGGACTCGGCCGCGGTGTCGACCACGGCGAAGCTCGACGGCGACGAGTATGTGATCAACGGCGAAAAGATCTACGTGACAGCCGGTTCGCGCGCCACCCACATCGTGGTGTGGGCCACGCTGGACAAGTCGAAGGGCCGCGCGGCGATCAAGTCGTTCATCGTGCCGCGGGAGCACCCCGGGGTCACCGTCGAGCGGCTCGAGCACAAGCTCGGCATCAAGGGATCGGACACCGCCGCAATTCGCTTCGACAACGCCCGCATCCCCAAGGAGAATCTGCTCGGCAACCCGGAAATCGAAGTCGGCAAGGGCTTCTCGGGTGTCATGGAGACCTTCGACAACACCCGTCCCATCGTCGCCGCCATGGCCGTCGGGATCGGTCGCGCCGCGCTGGAGGAGATCCGCAAGATCCTCACCGACGCCGGGGTCGAGATCGACTACGACCGGCCCGCACACGTCCAGAGCGCCGCCGCGGCGGAATTCCTGCGGATGGAATCGGACTGGGAGGCCGCCTACCTGTTGTCGTTGCGTGCGGCATGGCAGGCAGACAACAGCATCCCCAATTCCAAAGAAGCATCCATGAGCAAGGCCAAGGCCGGCCGGATGGCCAGTGACGTCACCCTGAAGACCGTCGAATTGGCCGGCACCACCGGATATTCCGAGCAGATGCTGCTGGAGAAGTGGGGCCGCGACTCCAAGATCCTGGACATCTTCGAAGGGACACAACAGATTCAGCAGCTGGTGGTGGCCCGCCGCCTGCTGGGCCTGTCGTCGGCCGAGCTCAAGTGA
- a CDS encoding acyl-CoA dehydrogenase family protein: MTDTLPASGTRSKKRRDPQTTIGMKPHKRTGVDIAIALLTPLVGQEFLDKYKLRDPLNRTLRYGTKQVFSTTAAASRQFKRVQSLRGTPTRLKSSGKNYFDLTPDDDQKMIAETVEEFAAEILRPAAHDADEAATYPGGLIAKAAELGITAINIPEDFDGIAEHRSAVTNVLVAEALAYGDMGQALPILAPGGVAAALTHWGSADQQATYLREFAGESVPQACVAIAEPHPLFDPTRLRTTAVRTPSGYRLDGVKSLVPAAADAELFIVGAQLNGKPALFIVESSAQGLTVKADPSMGIRAAALGQVELNGVSVPLHARLGEDAATDDDYSEAIALSRLGWAALAVGTSHAVLDYVVPYVKEREAFGEPIARRQAVAFMCANIAIELDGLRLITWRGASRAEQGLPFAREAALAKRFASDKGMQIGLDGVQLLGGHGFTKEHPVERWYRDLRAIGVAEGVVVI; the protein is encoded by the coding sequence ATGACCGACACACTTCCTGCTTCCGGCACGCGCTCCAAAAAGCGCCGCGACCCCCAGACCACCATCGGGATGAAACCGCACAAGCGCACCGGCGTCGACATCGCCATCGCGTTGCTGACGCCGCTGGTCGGCCAGGAGTTCCTGGACAAGTACAAGCTGCGCGACCCGCTCAACCGGACGCTGCGTTACGGCACCAAGCAGGTGTTCTCCACCACCGCCGCGGCAAGCCGCCAGTTCAAGCGGGTGCAGAGCCTGCGCGGCACCCCCACCCGGCTGAAGTCGAGCGGCAAGAACTACTTCGACCTCACGCCCGACGACGACCAGAAGATGATCGCCGAGACCGTCGAGGAATTCGCCGCGGAGATCCTGCGCCCGGCCGCCCACGACGCCGACGAGGCCGCGACCTACCCAGGCGGGCTGATCGCCAAGGCCGCCGAACTGGGCATCACCGCGATCAACATCCCCGAGGACTTCGACGGCATCGCCGAGCACCGCTCGGCAGTGACCAACGTGCTGGTGGCCGAGGCGCTGGCCTACGGCGACATGGGCCAGGCGCTGCCCATCCTGGCGCCCGGCGGTGTCGCTGCGGCGCTGACGCATTGGGGCAGCGCCGATCAGCAGGCAACGTACCTGCGCGAGTTTGCGGGCGAGAGCGTCCCGCAGGCGTGCGTGGCCATCGCCGAGCCGCATCCGCTGTTCGACCCGACGCGGCTGCGGACCACCGCGGTGCGCACCCCGTCCGGCTACCGACTCGACGGCGTGAAGTCGCTGGTGCCGGCCGCCGCCGATGCCGAATTGTTCATCGTCGGCGCACAGCTCAACGGCAAGCCGGCGCTGTTCATCGTCGAATCCTCCGCCCAGGGACTGACCGTCAAGGCGGACCCCAGCATGGGGATTCGCGCCGCCGCGTTGGGACAGGTTGAGCTGAACGGTGTTTCGGTGCCGTTGCACGCCCGGTTGGGTGAAGACGCGGCCACCGACGACGACTACTCCGAGGCGATCGCACTCTCCCGGCTGGGCTGGGCGGCACTGGCCGTAGGCACCTCACACGCGGTGCTCGACTACGTCGTGCCGTATGTGAAGGAGCGCGAAGCCTTCGGCGAGCCGATCGCCCGGCGTCAGGCCGTCGCCTTCATGTGCGCCAACATCGCCATCGAACTCGACGGTCTGCGGCTGATCACCTGGCGTGGCGCGTCGCGCGCTGAGCAGGGTCTGCCGTTCGCCCGGGAGGCGGCGCTGGCCAAGCGGTTTGCTTCCGACAAGGGCATGCAGATCGGCCTCGACGGCGTGCAGCTGCTCGGCGGCCACGGATTCACCAAGGAACACCCGGTCGAGCGCTGGTACCGCGATCTGCGGGCCATCGGCGTCGCCGAAGGTGTCGTGGTCATCTAA
- a CDS encoding universal stress protein translates to MTSRESGPAVVVGIDGSRTALHAALWAIDEAVARDVPLRLVYVIESPPVSGGIAGHQAAARAALFDAQQAIRATGKEVVIETEILWGRPLTKLMQESRTASMICVGSIGRNHAHSGEGSVAGALAGSSLCPVAVIHRSHDGTTAPTIRRVVAEADNGAVLRHAFQEARLRGVPLRAVSVQRPHSADSPGDGNRLAQAQLHRRLTRWTRLYPDVRVESAIVRGHDGRYMADNEAPGQLFVTDAHAAQVRSVYNAGSSVLTVRSGNL, encoded by the coding sequence ATGACGAGCCGCGAGTCGGGTCCCGCAGTCGTGGTGGGTATCGACGGTTCGAGAACGGCTCTGCACGCCGCCCTGTGGGCGATCGACGAGGCGGTCGCCCGGGACGTTCCACTGCGCCTGGTCTATGTCATCGAATCGCCACCGGTGTCGGGCGGTATCGCGGGACACCAGGCGGCCGCCCGCGCGGCGTTGTTCGATGCCCAGCAAGCCATCAGGGCGACGGGCAAAGAGGTGGTGATCGAAACCGAAATTCTGTGGGGCCGGCCGCTGACCAAACTGATGCAGGAGTCGCGGACGGCGTCGATGATCTGCGTCGGGTCGATAGGGCGCAATCACGCGCACAGTGGTGAGGGCTCGGTGGCCGGGGCCCTGGCCGGATCCTCGCTGTGTCCGGTGGCGGTGATACACCGGTCGCACGACGGCACCACCGCGCCCACGATCAGGCGGGTCGTCGCGGAAGCGGACAACGGAGCCGTATTGCGCCATGCGTTCCAGGAAGCTCGCCTTCGGGGCGTCCCGTTGCGCGCGGTCTCGGTGCAGCGGCCTCACTCAGCGGACTCACCCGGCGACGGAAACCGCTTGGCGCAAGCGCAGTTACACCGCAGGCTGACCCGCTGGACGCGGCTGTATCCCGATGTGCGGGTGGAGTCGGCCATCGTCCGGGGGCACGATGGCCGCTACATGGCTGACAATGAGGCGCCGGGTCAGCTCTTCGTCACCGACGCGCACGCCGCCCAGGTGCGCAGCGTGTACAACGCGGGGTCCTCGGTGTTGACCGTGCGCAGCGGCAACCTTTAG